The following are encoded in a window of Dictyostelium discoideum AX4 chromosome 6 chromosome, whole genome shotgun sequence genomic DNA:
- the bub3 gene encoding WD40 repeat-containing protein, with protein MSNEPTSSFYELRLPPSDGISSVNFCPNSVNLLVTSWDSTVRCYDTQNNVQKWQYNHKGPVMDGCFPEKNKVFSGDVFGSVKHYDPVAGVEKEVGSHEDGVRSVVYNSDTQQLFTGGWDQQLKLWDIRSDKMEISNHDLQSKIFTMDVSPISNMLVIGTADKYVTIYDTRQMETHLQKRESSIKYQTRCIRTFTDGKGYALASVEGRIAMEYFDPSPAVQSKKYAFKCHRLTESGVDVVYPVNCIAFNPHYGTFATGGCDKNVFFWDGANRKRLHALKTYPTSISSMSFNTDGNILAVASSYTFEEGEKDHPPDQIFIHNILSEKIIKPIK; from the exons ATGTCAAACGAAccaacatcatcattttaTGAATTAAGATTACCACCTTCTGATGGTATTTCATCAGTAAACTTTTGCCCAAACTCTGTAAATTTATTAGTAACATCATGGGATAGT acAGTTAGATGTTATGATACACAAAATAATGTACAAAAATGGCAATATAATCATAAAGGACCAGTGATGGATGGATGTTTTCCAGAGAAGAATAAAGTATTTTCAGGAGATGTTTTTGGGAGTGTAAAACATTATGATCCAGTAGCAGGTGTTGAAAAAGAGGTAGGTAGTCATGAGGATGGTGTAAGATCAGTGGTTTATAATAGCGATACACAACAATTGTTTACAGGTGGTTGGGATCAACAATTGAAACTATGGGATATACGTAGTGACAAGATGGAGATATCCAATCACGACTTACAGTCGAAAATATTCACAATGGATGTCAgtccaatttcaaatatgtTGGTCATTGGCACTGCAGATAAATATGTAACCATATATGACACTCGTCAAATGGAAACACATTTACAAAAGAGGGAATCCTCAATTAAATATCAAACAAGATGTATACGTACTTTCACAGATGGCAAAGGATATGCATTGGCCTCGGTGGAGGGTCGTATTGCAATGGAATATTTCGACCCTTCCCCTGCGGTACAATCAAAGAAATACGCTTTCAAATGTCATCGTTTAACCGAATCTGGTGTAGATGTGGTTTATCCTGTAAATTGTATCGCTTTCAATCCCCATTATGGCACCTTTGCAACTGGTGGTTGCGATAAAAACGTTTTCTTCTGGGATGGTGCAAATCGTAAACGTTTACATGCTTTAAAAACTTATCCAACTTCAATCTCTTCAATGTCTTTCAATACTGATGGTAATATATTAGCTGTTGCTTCTTCTTATACTTTTGAAGAAGGTGAAAAAGa tcatCCACCTGATCAAATTTTTATTCATAATATTTTAAgtgaaaaaattataaaaccaataaaataa